A genomic window from Alphaproteobacteria bacterium includes:
- a CDS encoding DUF1330 domain-containing protein → MVKGYWVAMIDVTGPEGYKAYLEANQAAFRKYDARYITRGGKTETLDGKTRRRIVVIEFKDHETAKACFHSPEYQHALSLRRGHAEADVLVVEGYEGKQPGEA, encoded by the coding sequence ATGGTGAAGGGTTACTGGGTTGCGATGATCGATGTCACCGGCCCCGAAGGATACAAGGCGTATCTGGAAGCGAACCAGGCGGCGTTCCGCAAATACGATGCGCGCTACATCACACGCGGCGGCAAGACCGAAACGCTGGATGGGAAAACGCGCCGCCGCATTGTCGTGATCGAGTTTAAGGATCACGAAACCGCAAAAGCCTGCTTCCATTCGCCGGAATACCAGCATGCGCTAAGCCTGCGCAGGGGCCACGCCGAAGCCGATGTTCTGGTTGTCGAAGGGTATGAAGGCAAGCAGCCGGGCGAAGCCTGA
- a CDS encoding glutamate-5-semialdehyde dehydrogenase: protein MQNTAREAPPANPLVPLGRQAKEAAQLLAAADTTAKNAALAAIAEGLRAQANFILQANARDCEAAEKSGAAAASLDRLRLTAERIEAIAAGVEAIAALPDPVGRLLGETVRPNGLRIEKRAVPLGVVGVIFESRPNVAVDAAALCLKAGNACILRGGSESWHSVLALTGIVQRALSGAGLPEAAVQTLPGKDRALVGALLQLDGFVDVIVPRGGKSLIERVRTESRIPVFSHLDGICHTYIDSGADPDRAVALTVNAKMRRPGICGATECLLLHRAIVDTTGTDVMRALIETGCEVRAPAELCARVPGARLAAECDYGHEFLAPVIAVAVVNDVHEAVRFINTNGSQHTDAIVTEDTMVADYFLAHVNSAIAMHNASTQFADGGEFGKGAEIGIATGKLHARGPVGLEELTTHQYRVFGNGQTRT, encoded by the coding sequence ATGCAAAACACGGCACGCGAAGCACCCCCCGCCAACCCGCTCGTTCCTTTGGGCAGACAGGCAAAAGAAGCCGCGCAGCTTCTTGCCGCCGCGGACACGACCGCCAAGAACGCGGCGCTCGCGGCCATCGCCGAAGGCTTGCGCGCGCAAGCAAATTTCATCCTGCAAGCCAATGCCCGCGATTGCGAAGCGGCCGAAAAATCCGGCGCCGCCGCGGCTTCGCTCGACCGGCTGCGCCTTACGGCCGAACGTATCGAAGCCATTGCCGCGGGCGTTGAAGCCATTGCGGCGCTTCCCGATCCGGTCGGGCGGCTTTTGGGCGAAACCGTGCGCCCGAACGGTCTGCGGATCGAAAAGCGCGCGGTGCCGCTTGGCGTCGTTGGCGTAATTTTCGAATCGCGCCCCAATGTCGCGGTCGATGCCGCGGCGCTTTGCCTGAAGGCGGGCAATGCCTGCATCCTGCGCGGCGGCAGCGAAAGCTGGCACAGCGTGCTGGCGCTCACCGGCATTGTGCAACGGGCGCTTTCCGGTGCGGGGCTGCCGGAAGCGGCGGTGCAAACCTTGCCGGGCAAGGATCGCGCGCTGGTCGGCGCGTTGCTGCAGCTTGATGGCTTCGTCGATGTGATCGTGCCGCGCGGCGGCAAATCACTGATCGAGCGGGTGCGCACCGAAAGCCGGATCCCCGTCTTCAGCCATCTCGACGGCATTTGCCACACTTATATCGACAGCGGCGCCGACCCGGACAGGGCGGTCGCGCTTACGGTCAACGCCAAGATGCGCCGCCCCGGCATTTGCGGCGCGACCGAATGCCTTCTGTTGCATCGCGCCATCGTTGATACCACCGGCACGGACGTGATGCGCGCGCTGATCGAAACGGGCTGCGAGGTGCGCGCACCGGCCGAATTGTGCGCCCGGGTGCCGGGCGCGCGGCTGGCGGCGGAATGCGATTACGGCCACGAATTCCTTGCGCCCGTCATCGCCGTGGCCGTCGTGAACGATGTGCATGAAGCGGTGCGCTTTATCAACACCAACGGTTCGCAGCACACAGATGCCATCGTCACCGAAGATACGATGGTGGCCGATTATTTCCTCGCGCACGTGAACAGCGCGATCGCGATGCACAACGCTTCGACCCAGTTCGCGGACGGCGGCGAGTTTGGCAAGGGCGCCGAGATCGGTATCGCCACCGGCAAGCTGCATGCGCGCGGCCCCGTCGGTCTGGAAGAGCTGACAACCCATCAATACCGCGTTTTCGGCAACGGCCAGACGCGTACCTGA
- the proB gene encoding glutamate 5-kinase, which yields MDIVIKIGTQALSRANGTPDPALLGRLMGEIAALKKAGHFVVLVTSGAVGTGRALLGSGQKLRNCDPVGGRQILAALGQPQLMALYQRLLKKRGLAAAQILLTRQDFHTRKHYQQIGHLFARLRDQPHILPVVNENDSVTIDELMFTDNDELAGLVAALLGAERMIVLSAIEGVFDRPPAEPGAKVIPLIDWRTGTGTGAVTQGKSAMGRGGMATKLAVARKLAGLGIRTQIAAARTPRVLARLAKNDPLGTMVAALPVKHNATKRWLASETSKATASVTANECLAVILRDPAKAPSLLPVGITRVSGKFARGEMVRVIDEAGTLLALGVARYDAARLRAVLGQKKQPVFIHYDQLHRTAAG from the coding sequence ATGGACATCGTCATCAAGATAGGCACGCAGGCGCTCAGCCGCGCGAACGGCACGCCGGACCCGGCCCTGCTCGGCCGTTTGATGGGGGAAATCGCGGCACTGAAAAAGGCCGGGCATTTCGTCGTTCTGGTGACATCGGGCGCGGTCGGCACCGGGCGGGCGCTTTTGGGCAGCGGGCAAAAATTGCGCAATTGCGATCCGGTCGGCGGGCGGCAAATCCTTGCTGCGCTCGGGCAACCGCAGCTGATGGCGCTTTATCAGCGCTTGCTGAAAAAGCGCGGCCTCGCGGCGGCGCAAATCCTGCTGACGCGGCAGGATTTCCACACCCGCAAGCATTACCAGCAAATCGGCCATCTGTTCGCGCGCCTGCGTGACCAGCCTCACATCCTCCCGGTCGTGAACGAAAACGACAGCGTCACGATCGATGAACTGATGTTCACGGACAATGACGAGCTTGCGGGCCTCGTCGCCGCGCTGCTCGGCGCCGAGCGCATGATCGTGCTTTCGGCCATCGAAGGCGTTTTTGATCGCCCGCCGGCCGAGCCGGGCGCAAAGGTCATTCCCTTGATCGATTGGCGAACCGGCACCGGAACCGGCGCGGTGACGCAAGGCAAATCAGCCATGGGGCGCGGCGGCATGGCGACCAAGCTGGCGGTCGCGCGCAAACTCGCCGGGCTCGGCATTCGCACGCAAATCGCGGCGGCGCGCACGCCGCGCGTGCTGGCGCGCCTTGCTAAAAATGATCCGCTCGGCACCATGGTCGCCGCCCTGCCGGTCAAGCACAATGCCACCAAGCGCTGGCTCGCCAGCGAAACCAGCAAGGCAACCGCCAGCGTCACCGCCAACGAATGCCTTGCGGTTATCCTGCGCGACCCGGCCAAGGCCCCAAGCCTGCTGCCGGTGGGGATCACCAGGGTTTCGGGTAAATTTGCGCGCGGCGAAATGGTGCGCGTGATCGATGAAGCGGGCACGCTGCTTGCGCTGGGCGTGGCCCGCTACGATGCCGCCCGCCTGCGCGCCGTATTGGGGCAAAAAAAGCAGCCCGTTTTTATTCATTACGATCAGTTGCACCGCACCGCTGCGGGCTGA
- the dksA gene encoding RNA polymerase-binding protein DksA gives MVTVPQNYKPTEKEAYMNPVMLAYFKQKLVKWKDEILREAADTLHDLQDEGGLQEPDIADRASVETEVALEMRARDRQRKLLSKISDALQRIESGDYGYCEESGEPIGVKRLDARPVATLSIEAQERHERLERTHADDRE, from the coding sequence ATTGTGACAGTGCCGCAGAATTACAAGCCGACCGAAAAAGAAGCCTACATGAACCCGGTCATGCTGGCCTACTTCAAGCAGAAGCTTGTGAAGTGGAAGGACGAGATATTGCGCGAAGCCGCCGACACGCTGCACGATCTGCAGGACGAAGGCGGTTTGCAGGAACCCGATATCGCCGACCGCGCCAGCGTGGAAACCGAAGTGGCGCTCGAGATGCGCGCGCGCGACCGCCAGCGCAAGCTGCTCAGCAAGATCAGCGATGCGTTGCAACGCATCGAAAGCGGCGATTACGGCTATTGCGAGGAAAGCGGCGAACCGATCGGCGTCAAGCGGCTTGATGCGCGCCCCGTCGCCACGCTGAGCATCGAGGCGCAGGAACGCCACGAACGGCTCGAACGCACCCACGCCGACGACCGGGAATAA
- a CDS encoding flagellar assembly protein FliX, whose amino-acid sequence MLINKIDGIRGVRRTETVKRTSKAGGSRGSGFSGHLDETGAASEAGPTTGAGAINSVGAVLGAQEVEDALARASRGKARAKDLLDLLDNLRLELLAGGLTKERLMQLARVISQRRPQISDPQLTAILDEIDLRAQVELAKYAP is encoded by the coding sequence ATCTTGATCAATAAAATTGACGGCATACGCGGCGTGCGCAGAACGGAAACCGTGAAGCGTACGAGCAAGGCCGGCGGAAGCCGCGGCAGCGGCTTTTCCGGGCATCTCGATGAAACCGGCGCGGCCAGCGAAGCGGGCCCGACGACGGGCGCGGGCGCGATCAACAGCGTCGGCGCCGTGCTTGGCGCGCAGGAAGTCGAAGACGCGCTGGCCCGCGCATCGCGCGGCAAGGCGCGCGCAAAAGATCTGCTCGATCTGCTCGATAATTTGCGGCTCGAACTTCTGGCCGGCGGCCTGACCAAGGAAAGGCTGATGCAGCTCGCGCGCGTCATCAGCCAGCGCCGCCCGCAAATCTCCGACCCGCAGCTCACCGCCATCCTTGATGAAATCGATCTGCGCGCGCAGGTCGAATTGGCCAAATACGCACCCTGA
- the flgI gene encoding flagellar basal body P-ring protein FlgI, translating into MAFLLLSLFAPAAHAASRLKDIVDVDGVRDNMLVGYGLVVGLNGTGDSLTNSPFTEKSLIGMLERLGINTRGDNLKTKNVAAVMVTATLPAFAAQGGRIDVAVSTLGDAKSLLGGTLLVTPLLGADGEVYAVGQGAVSTGSASAEGAAETVTKGVPTSGRIANGAIVEREIDFRLADLNVLKFTLKNPDFTTAQRIAAAINEYLAQVSAEATDNATVRIVVPQDRRGDQIALLTELEQLQVVPDQIARVVIDDQSGIIVMGENVRINTVAIAQGNLTIRITETPQVSQPQPFTQAGQAGAQAGAIGAVTTVVPRSNVEINEDGEKRMTVLASGVSLQELVQSLNALGIGPRDMISILQSIKAAGALQAELEVI; encoded by the coding sequence ATGGCGTTCCTTCTTCTTTCTCTTTTTGCACCGGCCGCGCATGCGGCTTCGCGCCTCAAGGATATCGTCGATGTCGATGGCGTGCGCGATAACATGCTGGTCGGCTACGGCCTTGTGGTTGGTCTTAATGGTACCGGCGACAGCCTGACCAATTCGCCCTTCACCGAAAAAAGCCTGATCGGCATGCTCGAACGTCTCGGCATCAACACCCGCGGCGATAATTTGAAAACCAAGAACGTCGCGGCCGTGATGGTCACGGCCACGCTGCCGGCCTTTGCCGCGCAGGGCGGCCGCATCGACGTTGCCGTCTCCACGCTCGGCGACGCCAAGAGCCTTTTGGGCGGCACATTGCTTGTGACGCCGCTGCTCGGCGCCGACGGCGAAGTTTACGCGGTCGGGCAGGGCGCGGTTTCGACCGGCAGCGCTTCGGCCGAAGGCGCGGCGGAAACCGTTACCAAGGGCGTGCCCACATCGGGCCGTATCGCCAACGGCGCGATTGTCGAGCGCGAGATCGATTTCCGGCTCGCCGACCTTAATGTGCTGAAATTCACGCTCAAGAACCCGGATTTCACCACGGCGCAGCGTATCGCCGCCGCGATCAACGAATATCTGGCGCAGGTCAGCGCCGAGGCGACCGATAACGCCACCGTACGGATCGTTGTGCCGCAAGACCGCCGCGGCGACCAGATCGCGCTTTTGACCGAACTGGAACAGTTGCAGGTCGTGCCCGACCAGATTGCGCGCGTCGTGATCGACGACCAGTCCGGCATAATCGTGATGGGCGAAAATGTTCGTATCAATACGGTCGCGATCGCGCAAGGCAACCTGACCATCCGCATCACCGAAACGCCGCAGGTCTCGCAGCCGCAGCCTTTCACGCAGGCCGGCCAGGCCGGCGCGCAGGCGGGTGCGATTGGCGCCGTTACCACCGTGGTGCCGCGCAGCAATGTGGAGATCAATGAAGACGGTGAAAAGCGCATGACCGTGCTCGCTTCGGGTGTGAGCCTGCAGGAACTGGTGCAGAGCCTCAACGCGCTCGGCATCGGTCCGCGCGACATGATCTCGATTTTGCAATCGATCAAGGCCGCAGGCGCCCTGCAGGCCGAGCTTGAGGTGATCTGA
- a CDS encoding flagellar biosynthesis protein FlgJ → MSIDAIGATPPVDIGMVMDQALAPAGNLRGHRAANMAEIDKAAQDFEAMFAAQMYAPMWEGIETDGDFGGGRGEEVFRGFMIQEFGRMTARSGTLGVADHVKATMIAIQEGKH, encoded by the coding sequence ATGAGCATCGACGCCATAGGAGCAACCCCGCCGGTTGATATCGGCATGGTCATGGATCAGGCGCTGGCGCCCGCGGGCAATCTGCGCGGCCATCGCGCCGCCAACATGGCCGAAATTGACAAAGCCGCGCAGGATTTTGAAGCGATGTTTGCCGCGCAAATGTACGCGCCGATGTGGGAAGGCATTGAAACCGACGGCGATTTCGGCGGCGGCCGCGGCGAAGAAGTGTTCCGCGGCTTCATGATCCAGGAATTCGGCCGCATGACGGCCCGTTCGGGTACGCTCGGTGTCGCCGACCATGTGAAGGCGACCATGATCGCGATCCAGGAAGGGAAGCACTAA